From Candidatus Eisenbacteria bacterium, a single genomic window includes:
- a CDS encoding transposase, translated as DGGFRAPEILDFLDEQPGLDYIVGFATNVVLEKHVFDALCRSWEYWRQGDPSWKAYGECTYKAKSWSRARRVIFKTEILDHPGRDLKENLRFVVTNLKQSPRWLYEKVYCARGDVENRIKELKVDLQIDRTSCTSFLANQLRVLMTAAAYVLMQELRCHLARNRAGSLQAGTLREHFLKIGVRLVVSMRRVVFHMPKSYPFKILWSRLAMNLGAVRE; from the coding sequence GACGGTGGCTTTCGGGCGCCCGAGATTCTGGACTTCCTTGACGAACAACCCGGGCTCGATTACATCGTTGGTTTTGCTACGAATGTCGTGCTGGAGAAACATGTCTTTGACGCTCTTTGCCGGAGCTGGGAATACTGGCGCCAGGGCGATCCATCATGGAAAGCCTATGGAGAATGTACTTACAAAGCCAAATCCTGGTCGCGGGCACGACGGGTGATCTTCAAAACCGAGATTCTTGACCATCCCGGCAGGGACCTGAAAGAGAATCTTCGTTTTGTGGTGACCAATCTGAAGCAGTCCCCGCGGTGGCTTTATGAGAAAGTCTATTGTGCCCGGGGTGATGTCGAGAACCGGATCAAGGAACTTAAGGTTGACCTGCAGATCGATCGGACGAGTTGCACAAGCTTCCTGGCAAATCAGCTGCGGGTATTGATGACGGCGGCGGCTTATGTGTTGATGCAAGAGTTACGTTGTCATCTTGCTCGTAACCGTGCAGGCAGTTTGCAAGCGGGTACCCTGCGTGAACATTTCCTGAAGATCGGTGTCCGTCTCGTTGTCTCCATGCGGCGGGTTGTGTTTCACATGCCGAAGTCATATCCCTTTAAAATTCTCTGGTCCCGTCTGGCCATGAATCTGGGAGCTGTCCGAGAATAG